CTGTCCGGGACCGGAGCGCTGCCGGCGCCGTTCGCGGCACCGACCGGGGTGCCCGCCGTCAGCCCGCCGGTGACCAGGCTGGGGGCGAGTGCGGCGAGCGAGGTGGGGGTGTAGGTCCGGCCCGTGTCCTCGCTCAGCAGGGGCTGGCGCGCGGTGGTGGCGACCAGCGGTGCTGGACCGGCGCTGGCCCCAGCATTGGTCGAGGGGTGGTGGCCGCCGCGCGTCGCCAGGATCGCCGAGACCGACGCGATGAGCACGACGGCCGCGGCCGCCGCCCCGGCCCACGCCGGGTTCACCCGCCGGCGCTGCCGTACCTGGGTGAGGTCGGGGACGACGGTGTCCTCCGCGGACTGCTGACCGGCGCCGGCGAGCGCTCGATCCAGCCGGGCGGCGACGTCGGCGGGGATCGAAACGGGGCCGAGGCCGTGAAGGGCGGCGGCCGCGGCGTCGAGCGTTGCCGCGCGAGTGGCACATTCCTCGCAGGTCGCGAGATGGTCGGTGGCGGTGCGGGCCTGCCGGCGCCCGAGCAGTCCTTCGGCGAGCTCGGCGAGCTCGTCGAACGACAAGTGCTGCTCGCTCACCGGGTCTCTCCTTCGGTTGCGGGTCTGGCGTCGTCGGTCTCGGTTTGGACGCGCTCGGCCGCGCCATCGTTCCGATGCGGGTGCTCGGTGTCGCGTCGGGGGTCGAGATCGTGAAGCTGCTGCGCCAGGCGAGCGCGGGCCCGGGCGCAGCGGCTCTTGACGGTCCCGGACGGGACGTCGAGGATCGCCGCCGCCTCCTCGACGCTGAACCCCTCGATGTCGACCAGGACTACCGCGGCGGCCTGCTCGGCCGGCAGGGTCCGCAACGCGGCCGTGACGGCCAACGCGGTCTCGTGGGCGCCGATGTCGTCGGGCGCACTCGTCGCGGGGTCGGTGAGCAGCGGTTGTGTCGGGCGCACCGCCCGTCGGCGCGCAAAGTCCAGGCACGCGTTCACGACGATGCGGTGCAGCCAGGTGGTGACCGCCGAGTTGCCGCGGAAGCTACGGGCGCCGCGGTGTGCCGACAGCAACGCGTCCTGTAGGGCGTCCGCGGCGTCGTCCGGGTTCCCCAACGTGCGCAGCGCGACCGCCCACAGCCGGTCGCGGTGGCGGGTGACCAGCGCCGCGAATGCCGCAGGGTCACCTGCGACGTGCTGCGCGAGCAGCTCGGCGTCGCTCACCGTGCCCTCGGTCATCCCGGGCAGGCTATCGGCGAAGTCGGGCGGCGACGGTCAGCGCAGCAGCGCGACTTCGGAGATGCCCAGCGAGAAGTCACCGGTCGAGGTCTGCGGCAGCGAGGTGATCCAGATCAGCCAGTAGCGGGCGGTCGCCGCCTTCGTCAGCCGCAGCGTGAGGGCGGCTGGGCTGCCGTCGCGGCTGGCGACGACCGGCAGGTCATCGGCAGCGGTGGGCCGGTCGTCGCCGGCACGGATCTCGAGGTCTGCGCCCGGGTCGGACATCAGCAGCCGGACCGTGTCGACGTCCTTGGGGCGACCGAGGTCGACGAGCAGTCCGACGCCGTCCTTCAACGATCCGAAGTGGGCGTTGCCGTGATAGACGTCCGTGCTCCACGAGGTGGACGGGTCGTCGTCGACGGTCAGTCCCACGCCACCGGGGTCCTCGACGCCGTTGCCCTGCGGGTCGAAGCTCGTGACGGTCGGCGGCGTGGTCCAGACGAGCCGGGTGCCGGGCCCGCGCCCGTGCGGTTGGGTGAGCGTGGGCACCACAGTGCGGTCCTCGCCGGGAACCCTGCCGAGATCGCTGCCGGCCGCCCAGGAGGCGAAGCCCACGCCGGTGACGAGCAGCGGCGGGACGACCCACCACGCGACGCGACGCCATTGGTCGCGGCGAGGCGAGTCGGCGTCGTCGACCACGGCCACGAGCGGGGTCTGCGGAAGCGCGTCGAGCGCCCGGGCCACCGCTGCGGCGTCCGAATAGCCGCCTTCGAGGGCTCGGGCGGTGACCTCGTCGAGGGCCCGGCTGACCGAGCGGCGTTGCTGGCGCGGGTGCATGCCGTCGCCGCGGTTTGTGCCCGGCAGCCCGCGCCAGCCGGGCAGCGGCCACCGCCCGGTCACGGCGGCGAACAGCAGCGCGCCGAGACCACGCACGTCGGCGTACTCGTCTCGATCGCCACCGAGCTCGCGATGGGTTTCGAGACCGGTCAGCCGCGGGTTGCCGTCGGCGGCGACGATCACCTCGTCGGGATGCAGTGCGCCGTGGCCGGCGTCGGCACGCTCGGCGGCGGCGACGGCGTGTGCGCAGGCGGCGACCAGGTACGTCGCGACCTGGTCACGCAACGGCTCGCGGCCCACCAGGGCGGTCAGGGTCTGCCCGTACACCCATTCGCAGACCACCCACAGCGTGACCTGCCGGCCGACCGGCGTGAAGCCGACGTCGAGGATGCGGACCCATCGCGCGTCGGAGACGCTGCCTGCCCGCCCGGCCGCCGTCGTCAGCCGTTTGGCGTCGGTACGGGTGCGTCCGGCGATGAGGTGGATGGCGATGGTGCGGTCCAGCACGAGGTCGGTGCCTCGCCACAGCTGCTTGTCGCCGTCGGTGCGGCAGTGCTCGTCGAGCCGGTATCTGCCGTCGAGCAGGGCGCCGGCTTCGACCGTGGCAGCGGCCCGGGGATGGTTGGGCGCCACCCGCCGATGTTAGGCGCGAGGCCTACGCGAGCGGGCTCATGACGACCGACGGCGTCGCCGTCGGCGTGGGCGAGGCGGTGACGGGCGGCTCGATGGTGGACGCCCACGGCCGGGTCGCGCCGTACAGGCCGTCGAAGTAGACCGGCTCGATCTGGACGTCGGTGCCGGTGTGCGGAGCGGCGATCATCAGTCCGCCGCCGATGTAGATCGTGACGTGGTGGATGCTCGCCGGGTTGTTCATGTCGTAGGCCCAGAACAGCAGGTCGCCGGGTTCGAGCTCGGCCCACGTCGGGTGCGGTCCGGCGTTGTACTGGTCGGCCGCCACCCGGGGCAGCGTGATCCCGGCGTGGGCGTAGGACCACTGCACGAGCCCGCTGCAGTCGAAGACGTTCGGGCCGCTGCCGCCCCAGACGTAGGGGTCGCCGAGCCGGGTCCGCGCCCAGGCGATCGCGGCGGCGGCCACCGAGTTCGTGGCTTGCTGTGCGCCGTCGCCCACCGTGCCGCCTTCGGAGGTGACGGCGGTGGCGAACTCCGCGGCCCCTTGGGTGGACTGGGCCTGCTCGTCGGCTTTCTCGAGGCGCAGCACGGTGTCGCTGGCGTTTGCCAGCTCCGTGCGCTCGGTACGCAGGGCGAGCTGCACCGCGCTGCTGGCCCGGCTGGCCTGCGCCTGCAACGCGGTCACCCGAGCGGTGATGGCGGCGTCGCGCTTGTCGAGATCCTGCGCGGTCGCCACCGTGGCGGCCGCTGCGGCGGCGCTGCGCGACTCGTAGCCGATGACCGCGCTGGCGAGGTGGTAGCGATCGATCGCGTCCACCGGGTCCTCGCCGGAGAGCATGGTCGCGAGCAGGACCGGGTCGCCACCGCTCTCGTAGAGCGCGCGGGTACGCGCGATCAGGTCCTGCTGGGCGGCGGCGGCGCTGGCCTGGACGGCATCAAGGGCCTGGTCGGCCTGCTCCTGGTCGGAGACCGCCTGGCTCAGCTGCGCTTCCGCCTTGTCGTAGCGCTCGCTGGCGACCTCGGCCTGCGTCTGGAGCCGGTCGATCGACGTCGTGAGCGCGGCGGCCTGGGCGCGAGCGTCACCGATCGCAGTGGCGCTGGCCAGTGGCGACGTGGTGACGGCGAACGCGGCGGCGGCCAGGCCTGACAGTGCGATCAGACTGGTCGAGCGGCGAACGCACCCCCTGGTCAATCTTCCTCTTGGTTCGCGTCACCGTGCTCGTAGGCGACGAGCAGGCTGTGCATGAAGCCGAGGTGGCCGAACAGCAGGGTCTTGGCCTGGCGGCGGATGACGAGGTGCACGGTGCCGTCCTGGTCGACGGTGAACTCTCCCGAGTTGCCGCATTCCGCTGCCTGGTTGCTCGCGCCGGTGCACAGGTAGTCGCAGCCGAGGGGGATGTCCCCGGGCGGTGAAAGGGTCGCCTCCGCGGTCAGCTCGTTGCGGCAGTCGGCGGGCTGGTTGCCCGCGAGATACACCAGGGCGGCCTGGAAGGCGGTGTTCGCCGACTTGTCGCTGCCGTCGGCGTTGAACCAGGCTTGGCTGGCGGCGTACGCGGCGTTCTGCGCGTCGCTTTCGGCCTTCAGATGCGTCGCGATCGTGAAGAAGGTGTCGTAGCCCAACAGGCCCAGCACCGCCAGCGCCACGGCGATCTTGACGATTCCGGGGATCGCAAAGGCGCCACGATCGTTCCCGCAGTGCCGCATAGCCGGAAATCTCGGCGCGAAACGAGGCCTCCTTTACCTTGCGGCGGTCCTTGCCGGCTCGCGGCTAAACGTTTCTGCGCCCGATCGGCAGCATCCCCGCGAGCTGGTTGAGCTCGCGCACCCGCATCCGCCGGGCCAGCGCCAGGAAGCTGCCGAGCGCCACGGGAGCCGCCACGACGATCGCCGCCAACGACCCGCCGGTGCCGGTCCCGACCGCGTGACGGACCGCCAGCGTCAGCAGCTCGGCCGGTATCGCCGCGACCAGCGCGGCGACGAGCAGCCGGACGTAGGTGCGGATCACGTGGGTGCGGCGGGTGGCGTGCAGCCGGCGCCGGAGCTTCACTGCGAACACGGCGGTGCCCAGCAGGTAGGACACCGAGTAGCCGATCGCCAGCCCCACGACCTTGTTCGAACCGGACAGCACCTTGTAGAGCACGACGTCGAGCAGCAGGTTGATCGCGGTGATGACGAGGTTCACCAGTGCCGGGGTGCGCGCGTCGTGGACCGCGAGCCACGCGCGCAGCTGCATCTGGAAGGTCGAGAACGGGATCAGCCCGACCGCGAAGCCGATCAGCACCCGTCCGGTGAGAGCGGCGCCGGTATGGCTGGTGTGGCCGTGGGCGAGGACCAGGACGGCGATCGGAGAGCCGAGCGTGAGCAGCAGCAACGTCGCCGGGACGAGGACGACGCCGGCCAGCGACAGCCCTTCGGCCAGTGTGTGGGCGACCTCCGAGTCCTCGCCCGCTGTCCCGCTGCGACTCATCGACGGGAAAAGCGCGGTGATGACGGTGACCGCGACGACGGCGTACGGCAGGGAGAACAGCACGTAGCCGTAGGAGTACACGGCGAGCTCCCCCTTGCCGTGGTTGATCGCCTCGGCCAGGTCGGAGATGACGACGTAGCCCAGCTGGTTCGTGACGACGTAGCCCAGCACCCACCCGGCGAACGGGCCGGCTTGGCGCAGCCCCGACCCGCGCCAGTCCCATCGCGGGCGAAGCCGGAAGCCGACGTGGCGAAGTGCCGGGGCGAGCGCGACCGTCTGGAGCACGACGCCGGCGGTCGTCCCGATCGACAACACGAGGATCTGCCCGTGGGACAGATGTCCGGCACGTGGCGCCGTGTGGGTCATTGCGGCGAAGGTGATGCCGGAGCCGATCACCACCAGGTTGTTCAGGACCGGTGCCCACATCGGCGCCACGAAGCTGCCGCGCACGTTGAGGATCGCGCTGAGGATCGCGCCGAGACCGTAGAAGAGCAGCTGGGGCAGGAAGTAGCGCGCGAAGGTGACGGCGAGAGCCTTCTGCGCGGACCGGGCGTTGTGGGCGTACAGCGAGATGATGGCCGGCGCTGCGATGACCGCGATGACGGCCACGACCGTCAGCGTCACCGCGACGATCGTCACGAGCCGCTGGGCGTAGGCCTCGCCCTCGTCGGGTTCCTCGCTTGCCGCCCGGACCAGCAGCGGCACGACCAGCGCCGAGAGGATCCCGCCGAGCAGCAGGTCGTAGAGCGCGTTGGGGACGGTGTTGGCGACGGTGTAGGCGTTGTTGACGGGCCCGACGCCGAGCGCATAGGCGATCACGACCGTGCGGACGAAGCCGCTCCCGCGGCTGGCGAGCGTTCCGGTCGCCATCGCCAGCCCGCTGCGGGCGAGAGTGCTACGGCCCTCGGTCACGCTGTGGGGGCGCTTGATGCCCGTCGCGCGTTGATGGCGCGGCGGGTGAGCCGGATCGCGACCGCGACGAGCAGCGCCGCCGTCGCGACTCCGGTGATCACGAGTGTGATCGTGCCGTAAACGGTGGATCGGACGAACAACTGGACCGGCGTGCCGTACTTCTGGCCGTTCGGCGTCAGCAGCTGGACGTCGAGGGAGAACACCCCCGAGGTCTTCGCGGTCGCGTGGACGTCGACCGTGGTCTGCTGGTCGGCCGGCACCGTGACGGCCACGCGGCCGTGGTTGGGCAGCGTGAGCCGCTCGTGCGCGTCGAGCTGGACGGTGATCTGGGCCGGTGCGTCCAGCGTGTTGGCGATGGTCACCGGAACCTTGCCGCCGTGGCCGGTCAAGGTGACCGTGCTTCCTGCCTTGGACACGATGTGGACGCCCGAGGTCATCGTGCGCAGTGCCCGGGAGAAGTCGGTCATCCAGCCGCGCCGCGGTCCGGCCACGCCGCGCCAGGCGGTCGAGAGGGCGCGCAGCAGCCCGGCGCTGAGCGGTCGGGTCTCGGGATCGCCCGGCGGCAGGATGCTGGTCAGCTGGGAGAGCGCGTGCTGGCGTTGCGCCACCTGGCCGACGTACGCCGGCGGCAGCTCGCTGGCCCGGTCGGCGGAGGGGTAGGTCAACGACTGACGCTCGACCGCGCTGTCCGGCGACTGCGCCAGGATCGTGCTGAGGGTGGTCGGCTCCAGCCACGGGACCTTGCCGGTGTCGGCGAGCAGGTTCGCGGCGTAGCTCTGCGAGGGCTGCCAGCGGGGCGCGGGCGCGATCAGGATGCTGCGCTGGTCGGAGGGGGCCTCGGCTTCGATCATGAGGGTCTCGCCGAGGTAACGCTGCAGCGCCACCGCCGAGTCGGCGCCGCTGTTGGCCCCTGCGCTGACCGCGTCGGAGAGGATCGAGTCGGACAACGCGGTCGGGATGTCACCGGCGGCCGTCACGAGCGAGGCGCGCGAGGACGGCGTCTCGTTCGGTGTCTCGAGCGGCGGCAGCGCCGCGTCGCTGAGCACCAGGCTGGTCGCGTCGTCGCTGAACAGGGCGTCCGCGGCACGCTGGTCGAGAACTCCACCCGGCGGCCAGCCCGTCGGAAGCAGTGAGGCGTCGGGCAGCAGCTGTCCGAGCAGGGCACGTCCGGCGGTGGCGGCGACTCCGACCAGCGTGGACAGCCCGCCGCGAACGGCAGCGACGACGTCGGGGTCGCCGTACGGAACCGGGACCACCGGCTGCCCGCTGGTCGCGGAGCGCAGCGCCGACAACCACGACTTCGCCGCGCTGCTGCCCTTGCCGGGCGTCGGCTTGGGCGAGCCGGCGACCTGGTAGCTCGACCGCATGGCGTTGACGTCGTCGACCAGCATCGGGTCGAGCACCCAGGTGACGGGGACGTCGCGCGCCGGGTTCGGGGGTTGTCGGGGAGGCCGCCGCCCGTGGCGGCTGCCCCGGTCCTGCGGGGCTACCGGTGGCGGTGCCTGCTGGGCTGCCGCAGCGGCGGCGGTCACCAGGTTGTCGAGCCGGCCGCCGGCGGCGAGCTCGCTGGCCAGGTCGTCGTCGGTCCACCAGGTCGAGGTCACCCGGTGAGGCTGGTCGATGAGCGGCCACAGCCACGCCACCTGGAGCTGGGTCGGGCCGACCGCGTCGCGCGGCGCCCACGGCAGGAAGGTACGAAGCGCTCCGACGGTTCCCGTGACGCCGAGACTGTCGCCGGTGACGGCGACGCCGAGCTCACGCACTTCCCACGTCGAGTCGGGCAGCCCGGTGGTCGCGGGATCGAGCGTCACCGAGATCTCGAACGGCTCGCTGGCGCCCGGACCGAGGCTGGTGCGGGTCAGCGGCGCGGGCTGCCCGAGCGATTCCGTGAGCTCGTCGACACTGCCGTTGGGGTCGGCGGCGAAGTCGTCGAAGGTGCTGCGGGCGCTGATCGGACCGCTCATCCGCAGCCCGGCGCTCAGGTCGGTGACGGTGGCGTCCGACACGTTCGTGACGCTGCCGCGGACCACCAGGACGTCCTCGGGCTGCGGCGCGACCGGGCGCAGCGAGGCGAGCGTGACGACGATCGGCGCGGTCACCGTGTCGTCGTCGGCGGCCGCCGACTGACCGGCGGCGATCAGCGGTGACAGCGCGAGCGTGAGGCAGGCGAGGACGCCCGCCGCGTGCCGACTCCGCAGCCTCACGCGGTGTCGGCGAGCAGCCCTGGCACGGCTTGGATCAGCCGGCGCTCGTCGTCGTAGGCGAGCCTGGTGCCGAGCTCGCTGAGCGGCACCCACTCGACCTCTTCGACCTCGATGTCGTCGTCGGAGAGCTCACCGCTCTGCGCCATCAGCAGGAAGTGGTGCACCGTCTTGTGGATGCGGCGACCCTCCGCCACGAACCAGAAGTCGATGGTGCCGAGGGGGGCGAGGACCTTGCCGGTGATCCCGGTTTCCTCGGCGACCTCACGGATCGCAGCGGCCTCAGTCGTCTCACCGGCCTCGACGTGGCCCTTCGGCAACGACCAGCGCAGCCGGCCGCGGCGGTCCAGGCGACCGATCAGCGCGGCGCGTGCGGCCATGTCGGTGCCGTCGACGACGAGCCCGCCCGCGGACGTCTCCTCCACCCGGCGGAGAGACCTGCGCGCCGAAGGGGACATGCCCCGATCCTACGAGCGAGAGGGAGTCGCCGGCGTCGTTCTCGTCGGCGCCGGGCAGCCCGGTTCGCCCGCTCGCGTCCGCCTCGGCGACCCTCGTTCGCACGCGCTGTCTAGGCTTGTCGGAATGCCGTCTGGGGAGCCGTTCTCGTTCGGTGCGGCGGCCGAGCGGGCGATCACCGAGCTGGTCCGGCTCAGCGCGGTCACCGACCCGCTTGCCAGCCGGTTCACCGAGGCCGGCCACGACCTCTACCTCGTCGGCGGCCCGGTCCGGGATGCTCTGCTCGGTCGGCCGACCTCGGATCTGGACTTCACGACCGACGCCCGGCCGGAGCAGATCCTGGCGCTCGTCTCCTCGCTCGGCCCCACCTGGACCACCGGGATCAGCTTCGGGACGGTCGGGGTCCAGCTGGCGGAGCACCGCTGCGAGATCACGACCTATCGCAGCGACAGCTACGACGCCGCGTCACGCAAGCCGCAGGTCGAGTTCGGCGACACGATCGAGGGCGACCTGGTCCGTCGCGACTTCACCGTGAACGCGATGGCGGTGGCGCTCCCGCTCGACGCGGCGCGCCCGATCGTCGATCCGGCGGGCGGGCTCGACGATCTCGCGGCAGGGGTGCTGCGTACGCCGATCGAACCGGAACAGTCCTTCAGCGACGACCCGCTGCGGATGATGCGCGCGGCCCGTTTCGTGTCGCAGCTCGGCTTCACCCTCGACGCGTCGACCTATCAGGCGATTTCCCGGATGACCGAGCGGCTGGGCATCGTCAGCGCCGAACGAGTGCGCGACGAGCTCACCAAGCTGCTGTTGGGTGACGACCCGCGTCGCGGGCTGGCGATCCTCGTTGACAGTGGGATGGCCGAACACGTGCTGCCCGAGGTCGCCCGACTGCGCGAGACGGTCGATGAGCACCGCCGGCACAAGGACGTCTACGTGCACACGTTGACCGTGCTCGAACAGGCCATCGCGCTGGAGCCGGACGGTCCGGACCTCGTATTGCGGATGTCGGCGTTGCTGCACGACATCGGCAAGCCCAAGACGAAGTCACTCGACCCGGCGGGGAAGGTCAGCTTCCACCACCACGAGGTGGTCGGTGCCGCGATGACCCGTACCCGGATGACGGCGCTGCGCTACCCGAAGGACGTCGTCGAGGACGTGTCCCGGCTGGTCGAGCTGCACCTGCGCTTTCACGGGTACTCCGGTGGCGCGTGGACCGACGCGGCCGTCCGCCGCTACGTCCGGGATGCCGGACCGTTGCTCGGCCGGCTGCACCTGCTCACCCGCTCCGACTGCACGACCCGCAACGCCCGCAAGGCTGCGGCGCTGGCTGCGGCCTACGACTCACTCGAGCAGCGCATCGCCGAGCTCGCCGAGCAGGAGGACCTGGCCGCGATGCGGCCCGACCTCGACGGCAACGACATCATGGCGGAGCTCAACCTCCCGCCGGGCCGGGCCGTCGGCGAGGCCTACCGCCACATGCTGGCGCTGCGCATGGAACGGGGCCCGATGTCGCGCGAAGCAGCGGTGGCGGCGCTGCACGAGTGGGCCGCCGAGCAAGGGATC
The sequence above is a segment of the Mycobacteriales bacterium genome. Coding sequences within it:
- the sigM gene encoding RNA polymerase sigma factor SigM; this translates as MTEGTVSDAELLAQHVAGDPAAFAALVTRHRDRLWAVALRTLGNPDDAADALQDALLSAHRGARSFRGNSAVTTWLHRIVVNACLDFARRRAVRPTQPLLTDPATSAPDDIGAHETALAVTAALRTLPAEQAAAVVLVDIEGFSVEEAAAILDVPSGTVKSRCARARARLAQQLHDLDPRRDTEHPHRNDGAAERVQTETDDARPATEGETR
- a CDS encoding NlpC/P60 family protein — translated: MTRGCVRRSTSLIALSGLAAAAFAVTTSPLASATAIGDARAQAAALTTSIDRLQTQAEVASERYDKAEAQLSQAVSDQEQADQALDAVQASAAAAQQDLIARTRALYESGGDPVLLATMLSGEDPVDAIDRYHLASAVIGYESRSAAAAAATVATAQDLDKRDAAITARVTALQAQASRASSAVQLALRTERTELANASDTVLRLEKADEQAQSTQGAAEFATAVTSEGGTVGDGAQQATNSVAAAAIAWARTRLGDPYVWGGSGPNVFDCSGLVQWSYAHAGITLPRVAADQYNAGPHPTWAELEPGDLLFWAYDMNNPASIHHVTIYIGGGLMIAAPHTGTDVQIEPVYFDGLYGATRPWASTIEPPVTASPTPTATPSVVMSPLA
- the murJ gene encoding murein biosynthesis integral membrane protein MurJ, which encodes MTEGRSTLARSGLAMATGTLASRGSGFVRTVVIAYALGVGPVNNAYTVANTVPNALYDLLLGGILSALVVPLLVRAASEEPDEGEAYAQRLVTIVAVTLTVVAVIAVIAAPAIISLYAHNARSAQKALAVTFARYFLPQLLFYGLGAILSAILNVRGSFVAPMWAPVLNNLVVIGSGITFAAMTHTAPRAGHLSHGQILVLSIGTTAGVVLQTVALAPALRHVGFRLRPRWDWRGSGLRQAGPFAGWVLGYVVTNQLGYVVISDLAEAINHGKGELAVYSYGYVLFSLPYAVVAVTVITALFPSMSRSGTAGEDSEVAHTLAEGLSLAGVVLVPATLLLLTLGSPIAVLVLAHGHTSHTGAALTGRVLIGFAVGLIPFSTFQMQLRAWLAVHDARTPALVNLVITAINLLLDVVLYKVLSGSNKVVGLAIGYSVSYLLGTAVFAVKLRRRLHATRRTHVIRTYVRLLVAALVAAIPAELLTLAVRHAVGTGTGGSLAAIVVAAPVALGSFLALARRMRVRELNQLAGMLPIGRRNV
- a CDS encoding DUF6049 family protein, which produces MRLRSRHAAGVLACLTLALSPLIAAGQSAAADDDTVTAPIVVTLASLRPVAPQPEDVLVVRGSVTNVSDATVTDLSAGLRMSGPISARSTFDDFAADPNGSVDELTESLGQPAPLTRTSLGPGASEPFEISVTLDPATTGLPDSTWEVRELGVAVTGDSLGVTGTVGALRTFLPWAPRDAVGPTQLQVAWLWPLIDQPHRVTSTWWTDDDLASELAAGGRLDNLVTAAAAAAQQAPPPVAPQDRGSRHGRRPPRQPPNPARDVPVTWVLDPMLVDDVNAMRSSYQVAGSPKPTPGKGSSAAKSWLSALRSATSGQPVVPVPYGDPDVVAAVRGGLSTLVGVAATAGRALLGQLLPDASLLPTGWPPGGVLDQRAADALFSDDATSLVLSDAALPPLETPNETPSSRASLVTAAGDIPTALSDSILSDAVSAGANSGADSAVALQRYLGETLMIEAEAPSDQRSILIAPAPRWQPSQSYAANLLADTGKVPWLEPTTLSTILAQSPDSAVERQSLTYPSADRASELPPAYVGQVAQRQHALSQLTSILPPGDPETRPLSAGLLRALSTAWRGVAGPRRGWMTDFSRALRTMTSGVHIVSKAGSTVTLTGHGGKVPVTIANTLDAPAQITVQLDAHERLTLPNHGRVAVTVPADQQTTVDVHATAKTSGVFSLDVQLLTPNGQKYGTPVQLFVRSTVYGTITLVITGVATAALLVAVAIRLTRRAINARRASSAPTA
- a CDS encoding NUDIX hydrolase gives rise to the protein MSPSARRSLRRVEETSAGGLVVDGTDMAARAALIGRLDRRGRLRWSLPKGHVEAGETTEAAAIREVAEETGITGKVLAPLGTIDFWFVAEGRRIHKTVHHFLLMAQSGELSDDDIEVEEVEWVPLSELGTRLAYDDERRLIQAVPGLLADTA
- a CDS encoding CCA tRNA nucleotidyltransferase, which translates into the protein MPSGEPFSFGAAAERAITELVRLSAVTDPLASRFTEAGHDLYLVGGPVRDALLGRPTSDLDFTTDARPEQILALVSSLGPTWTTGISFGTVGVQLAEHRCEITTYRSDSYDAASRKPQVEFGDTIEGDLVRRDFTVNAMAVALPLDAARPIVDPAGGLDDLAAGVLRTPIEPEQSFSDDPLRMMRAARFVSQLGFTLDASTYQAISRMTERLGIVSAERVRDELTKLLLGDDPRRGLAILVDSGMAEHVLPEVARLRETVDEHRRHKDVYVHTLTVLEQAIALEPDGPDLVLRMSALLHDIGKPKTKSLDPAGKVSFHHHEVVGAAMTRTRMTALRYPKDVVEDVSRLVELHLRFHGYSGGAWTDAAVRRYVRDAGPLLGRLHLLTRSDCTTRNARKAAALAAAYDSLEQRIAELAEQEDLAAMRPDLDGNDIMAELNLPPGRAVGEAYRHMLALRMERGPMSREAAVAALHEWAAEQGIGT